The Ignavibacteriales bacterium genome includes a region encoding these proteins:
- the uvrA gene encoding excinuclease ABC subunit UvrA: MAEDKIIVKGARVHNLKNIDVEMPRDQLIVITGLSGSGKSSLAFDTIYAEGQRRYVESLSAYARQFLGLMERPDVDYIEGLSPSISIEQKTVSTNPRSTVGTVTEIYDFLRLLFARVGTQFCYNCGRKVQRQTVDQIIDALLQYPVGSKVQILAPVVKGRKGHYRELFEQILKDGFVRVRIDGTIKEITEGLKVDRYKIHNMEIVVDRLAVKKDARSRVAESVEVALRYGNGALIVFDGEKDQLFSSHYACHVCGISYEEPSPGSFSFNSPAGSCPNCEGLGEKKAFDLRLVIPDDTKSINEEGLAALGKPRPTWMFSQLRAVAKKHGFTFDTPLMDLSAQAKQVLLHGGGDEKFEIEYAQNGRKTVTYRHRYGGVMDMLKRFYEESNSNNIREWVESFMTTTQCELCGGGRLRKESLSIKLEDSKTGELFTMPDVVSLSIVSARRFFSSLSLTSRQGEIARPILKEITQRLDFMLNVGLDYLTLNRTARTLSGGEGQRIRLATQIGTQLVGVLYILDEPSIGLHQRDNIKLINSLKSLRDLGNTIVVVEHDKETILSADYVVDLGPGAGEHGGYVVTCGAPHELKVRNEKLKRSGNGLEGQSLTALYLKGKRSIDVPAARRKGNGKWLSVTGSAGNNLKNITLKVPLGRFVCVTGVSGSGKSTLINETLYPILSNKFYRTRMVPLQFKSIKGLEHIDKVIDIDQSPIGRTPRSNPSTYTGVFTLIRDLFTQLPEAKIRGYKAGRFSFNVQGGRCEECEGDGVRKIEMNFLPDVYVLCDVCKGKRYNRETLEVHFKGKSISDVLDMTVDEGMELFSEFPRILRHLQTLHDVGLGYIRLGQQATTLSGGEAQRVKLSTELSRVGTGKTLYILDEPTTGLHFEDIRMLLSVLDKLVDKGNTVIVIEHNLDVIKTADWIIDLGPEGGDAGGEIVAEGTPEDVAAAEKSYTGQFIKRELSQ; the protein is encoded by the coding sequence TTGGCTGAAGACAAGATCATAGTGAAGGGCGCGCGCGTCCACAATCTCAAGAACATCGATGTGGAGATGCCCCGCGACCAGTTGATCGTGATAACCGGGCTGTCTGGCTCGGGCAAATCGAGCCTCGCGTTCGATACGATCTACGCGGAAGGACAGCGACGTTATGTCGAGAGCCTCTCGGCCTACGCTCGGCAGTTTCTCGGTTTGATGGAGCGTCCCGATGTGGACTACATCGAAGGGCTCAGCCCGTCGATTTCGATCGAACAAAAGACCGTCAGTACCAATCCGCGCTCGACTGTCGGGACTGTGACGGAGATCTATGATTTTCTCCGTTTGCTGTTCGCCAGGGTTGGAACGCAGTTCTGCTACAATTGCGGACGTAAGGTCCAGCGGCAAACTGTCGATCAGATCATCGACGCTCTACTTCAATATCCAGTCGGATCCAAAGTGCAGATTCTCGCTCCTGTTGTGAAAGGACGCAAGGGGCACTACCGGGAGCTTTTTGAGCAGATCCTGAAAGATGGATTCGTCAGGGTTCGTATCGACGGCACGATCAAGGAGATCACGGAGGGACTGAAGGTCGACCGGTACAAGATTCACAACATGGAAATCGTCGTGGACAGGCTTGCCGTTAAGAAGGACGCCCGGTCCCGCGTTGCTGAATCTGTCGAGGTCGCTCTGCGATACGGCAACGGGGCCTTGATCGTTTTTGACGGGGAAAAGGATCAGCTTTTCAGCAGCCACTACGCCTGCCATGTGTGCGGTATCAGCTACGAGGAGCCATCGCCCGGTTCATTCTCCTTCAATTCCCCCGCCGGATCCTGCCCGAATTGCGAAGGGCTTGGGGAGAAGAAGGCGTTTGATCTTCGGCTGGTTATCCCTGACGATACAAAGAGCATCAACGAGGAAGGACTGGCCGCGCTTGGCAAGCCGCGACCGACATGGATGTTTAGTCAGTTGCGCGCAGTTGCCAAGAAGCACGGTTTCACATTTGACACGCCCTTGATGGACCTTTCCGCACAGGCGAAACAGGTCCTGCTGCACGGTGGAGGGGATGAGAAATTCGAAATTGAGTACGCACAGAACGGCCGAAAGACTGTCACCTACCGGCACCGGTATGGCGGTGTGATGGATATGCTGAAGCGATTCTATGAGGAATCGAACTCCAACAACATCCGGGAGTGGGTGGAGTCGTTCATGACAACGACACAGTGCGAGTTGTGCGGGGGAGGAAGACTCCGCAAGGAGAGCCTTTCGATAAAACTCGAGGATTCAAAGACCGGAGAGCTTTTTACAATGCCGGATGTAGTGTCCCTCTCTATCGTCAGCGCCCGTCGTTTCTTTTCTTCGCTTTCCCTCACGTCTCGTCAGGGTGAGATCGCCCGACCAATTCTGAAGGAAATCACGCAGCGGCTCGACTTTATGCTGAATGTCGGGCTCGACTATCTCACCCTCAACCGTACGGCTCGGACGCTCTCTGGCGGAGAAGGTCAGAGAATCAGACTGGCCACGCAGATCGGTACGCAGCTTGTCGGGGTCCTCTACATCCTGGATGAACCCAGCATTGGTCTTCACCAGCGCGACAATATCAAGCTCATCAACTCGCTGAAATCGCTCCGCGATTTGGGGAATACCATCGTCGTCGTCGAGCACGACAAGGAAACGATCCTGAGCGCCGATTACGTCGTTGATCTTGGTCCGGGAGCCGGTGAACATGGCGGATATGTCGTGACCTGCGGAGCGCCTCACGAACTCAAGGTGAGAAACGAGAAGCTGAAACGCTCCGGAAACGGCCTCGAGGGGCAATCGCTCACGGCCCTCTATCTGAAAGGAAAAAGAAGCATCGATGTTCCGGCTGCACGGCGGAAGGGAAACGGCAAGTGGCTGTCTGTCACCGGATCTGCCGGGAACAACCTGAAGAACATCACGCTGAAAGTGCCTCTCGGGCGCTTCGTGTGCGTGACCGGCGTGAGCGGTTCGGGGAAATCGACCCTGATCAACGAAACGCTTTATCCCATACTTTCGAACAAGTTCTACCGGACGCGAATGGTGCCCCTCCAATTCAAGTCGATCAAGGGGCTGGAGCATATCGACAAGGTCATTGACATCGACCAGTCTCCGATAGGGCGCACACCCCGCTCTAATCCGTCGACATATACAGGGGTCTTCACGCTCATCCGTGATCTGTTTACCCAGTTGCCAGAGGCGAAGATCCGCGGCTACAAAGCAGGAAGGTTCAGCTTCAACGTGCAGGGAGGACGATGCGAAGAATGCGAAGGGGACGGGGTCAGGAAGATCGAAATGAACTTCCTGCCGGACGTTTACGTGCTCTGCGATGTCTGCAAAGGGAAGCGATACAACAGAGAGACTCTCGAGGTTCACTTCAAAGGTAAATCGATTTCTGATGTCCTCGACATGACGGTTGACGAAGGGATGGAACTGTTCAGCGAGTTCCCACGCATCCTCCGTCATCTGCAAACACTGCACGATGTTGGCCTCGGGTACATACGCCTCGGTCAACAGGCAACGACGCTCTCGGGCGGCGAAGCACAGCGTGTGAAGCTCTCCACGGAGCTCTCAAGAGTCGGAACCGGAAAAACACTCTACATTCTCGATGAGCCGACAACCGGACTTCACTTTGAAGACATCCGGATGCTTCTTTCCGTGCTTGACAAGCTTGTGGACAAAGGGAACACAGTTATTGTGATCGAGCATAACCTTGATGTCATCAAGACGGCTGACTGGATCATTGATCTTGGTCCGGAGGGAGGAGATGCGGGCGGAGAAATCGTTGCTGAGGGGACTCCCGAAGACGTGGCTGCTGCTGAGAAATCCTATACAGGTCAATTCATCAAACGAGAGCTGTCACAGTAG
- a CDS encoding DUF58 domain-containing protein, producing MQDALKYLQPEVVAQLANMELRARLVVEGFITGLHKSPYHGFSVEFTEHRPYMPGDEIKHIDWKAYGKTDRYYIKEFEEETNLKSYLILDASKSMEYASPGNIKKIEYASYVAAALGYLMVEQRDAVGLSVYDERVRTHLPPRATKLYLQQILRELENVTTGNKTGTAQSLHEVAERIKRRGLVVVLSDLFDDPARVSTALKHFRHKRNEVIVMQVLDPLERSFAFGTDAVFRDMETGEELLTQPWHIQAAYKQSFHEFLEFYKRECRENAIDYVLLDTTTPFDRALFEYLNKRKRIH from the coding sequence ATGCAGGATGCTCTGAAATATCTTCAGCCTGAAGTTGTCGCTCAGCTCGCGAACATGGAACTGCGCGCGCGGCTCGTTGTCGAAGGCTTCATCACCGGTCTCCACAAAAGCCCGTACCACGGTTTCAGCGTCGAGTTTACGGAGCATCGGCCCTACATGCCCGGCGATGAGATCAAGCACATTGATTGGAAAGCATACGGCAAAACCGACCGGTACTATATCAAAGAATTCGAAGAAGAGACCAATCTCAAGTCATATCTCATCCTCGACGCAAGTAAGTCGATGGAGTACGCCTCTCCTGGCAATATCAAGAAAATTGAGTACGCATCGTACGTCGCCGCTGCATTGGGGTACCTGATGGTCGAGCAGCGCGATGCCGTCGGCCTTTCAGTGTATGATGAGCGCGTTCGGACGCACCTGCCGCCACGAGCAACAAAGCTGTATCTGCAGCAAATTTTGCGCGAGCTGGAAAATGTTACTACGGGCAACAAAACGGGGACTGCCCAATCGCTGCACGAAGTCGCAGAGAGGATTAAACGCCGCGGGCTCGTAGTCGTGTTGAGCGATTTGTTTGACGACCCAGCACGTGTATCCACTGCGCTGAAGCACTTCCGGCACAAGAGAAATGAGGTCATTGTCATGCAGGTACTCGACCCCCTGGAGCGCTCGTTCGCATTTGGCACGGATGCGGTCTTCCGCGACATGGAAACGGGGGAGGAGCTGCTGACCCAGCCGTGGCACATACAGGCGGCATACAAGCAGTCCTTTCACGAATTTCTGGAATTCTACAAGCGGGAATGCCGTGAAAATGCAATTGACTACGTTCTGCTTGATACCACGACGCCGTTTGATCGGGCCCTGTTTGAGTATCTGAACAAGCGCAAGAGAATCCACTGA
- a CDS encoding tetratricopeptide repeat protein, which translates to MMHRIVFFIFLLCVLFPAVQGCSKPPTEDELLKSATFHHGNDEFDAALSDFQQLTELYPKSGKMPEVLYAMAIIYQQEKKEFRKAESLYTKLAMEFPGEPTAQGAAYQRARILAWNLHSPDSAETAYELFLQRYPDIMAASSARQELDSLKKTLSLPK; encoded by the coding sequence ATGATGCATAGAATCGTATTCTTTATCTTTCTCTTGTGCGTCCTGTTCCCAGCGGTGCAGGGATGCTCCAAGCCGCCGACTGAAGACGAGCTCCTCAAGTCGGCAACATTCCACCATGGCAACGACGAGTTCGACGCGGCGCTGAGCGATTTTCAACAACTGACCGAACTCTACCCGAAAAGCGGTAAGATGCCCGAGGTCCTGTATGCGATGGCAATAATCTATCAGCAGGAGAAGAAAGAGTTCAGGAAGGCAGAATCGCTCTACACGAAACTCGCGATGGAATTTCCGGGGGAGCCGACGGCCCAGGGGGCCGCATATCAGAGGGCAAGGATCCTTGCGTGGAACCTCCACTCGCCCGACTCTGCCGAGACGGCATACGAGTTGTTTCTCCAGAGATATCCCGATATCATGGCAGCCTCATCTGCCCGACAGGAGCTCGATTCATTGAAAAAGACACTGTCCCTGCCGAAGTAA
- the rsmB gene encoding 16S rRNA (cytosine(967)-C(5))-methyltransferase RsmB: MKFSSLLGHTREVLQLVQESGRPADNLIDTFFRTHKYLGSHDRRFIAETAYGTLRHLRRCEKILVQVLGARADGMLPEDAFLLLAVTYLAAIDRRTPLNVADVTEAVKSGRLRPHLHAILQEIPQANLPEPVDPMERIGQQYSFPDWIVRRLLDQYGEPETEQICKSLNGQAPLTLRVNTLKTTVEECQRSLAEEDIQTQPTRLSPFGLTVSKRMNVFQFQAFRDGFFEVQDEGSQLLPFLIDPKPTAKVLDACAGAGGKTLELAALMKNRGEIVASDVHSTRLEELQRRLRRAGASNVRVRRVDDIADLTDRYSDYFDVVLLDAPCSGIGTLRRNPGMKWVVTEETVHEVAEKQMHILESSVQLVKPKGMIAYATCTLFREENEDIVERFLSAHPDFALERPPLSESRFDLTPFASGKYTKLYPHRDGTDGFFIAVMRRNGI; encoded by the coding sequence ATGAAGTTCTCTTCTCTCCTTGGGCATACACGCGAAGTGCTCCAGCTCGTGCAGGAATCGGGCAGGCCTGCGGACAATCTCATCGACACCTTCTTCCGTACGCACAAGTACCTGGGTTCCCACGATCGACGGTTTATCGCCGAGACAGCGTATGGTACGTTGCGCCACCTGCGGAGATGTGAAAAGATCCTTGTCCAGGTCCTGGGGGCCCGCGCAGATGGAATGCTCCCGGAGGACGCCTTTCTGCTCCTCGCTGTTACATATCTCGCGGCAATCGATCGCCGGACTCCGCTCAACGTCGCCGATGTCACCGAAGCTGTCAAGTCGGGGAGACTCAGGCCTCATCTGCATGCGATCCTGCAGGAAATCCCCCAAGCGAATCTCCCGGAGCCGGTCGATCCAATGGAACGGATTGGTCAGCAGTATTCCTTTCCGGATTGGATTGTGCGAAGGCTCCTGGATCAATACGGGGAACCGGAGACGGAGCAGATATGTAAGAGCCTCAACGGTCAGGCTCCTTTGACGCTGCGTGTGAACACGTTGAAGACGACGGTTGAGGAATGCCAGAGATCGCTTGCGGAAGAGGATATTCAGACGCAGCCCACCCGGTTGTCGCCCTTCGGGCTCACCGTTTCAAAACGAATGAATGTGTTCCAGTTTCAGGCATTTCGCGACGGGTTCTTCGAAGTGCAGGATGAGGGAAGTCAGCTTCTGCCGTTCCTTATTGACCCGAAACCTACAGCAAAAGTGCTGGATGCATGCGCCGGAGCCGGCGGCAAGACACTCGAGCTTGCGGCATTGATGAAGAACCGCGGTGAAATCGTTGCCTCAGATGTGCACAGCACGCGGCTGGAAGAGCTCCAGCGACGTTTGCGACGTGCCGGTGCTTCGAACGTGAGAGTCCGTCGCGTAGACGATATTGCAGATCTGACAGATCGTTACAGTGACTATTTTGACGTGGTGCTCCTTGATGCGCCGTGCAGCGGAATAGGGACGCTTCGAAGGAACCCGGGAATGAAGTGGGTGGTTACAGAAGAGACGGTGCACGAAGTTGCGGAGAAGCAAATGCATATCCTGGAATCGAGCGTTCAGCTTGTGAAGCCGAAAGGGATGATTGCATATGCTACGTGCACGTTGTTTCGGGAAGAAAACGAAGATATTGTGGAGAGATTTCTTTCAGCCCATCCGGACTTTGCCCTGGAACGCCCGCCGCTGAGTGAATCGAGATTCGATCTCACTCCATTTGCCTCAGGGAAGTACACGAAGCTGTATCCGCACCGGGATGGGACTGACGGGTTCTTCATCGCCGTCATGAGAAGGAACGGGATCTGA
- the clpB gene encoding ATP-dependent chaperone ClpB codes for MNFSKFTLKSQEAVQNAQEIASSYSNQAIEPEHLLAALVQDGEGIIVPLLQKIGGNINYLKIKINESIEKLSKVQGGGAGNQHFSAALGQAIEVAQKEAAQLKDEYISTEHLLLGLLDDGNRKSSGASRLLQDQGVTKDAVYKVLRDVRGSQRVTDQNPEDKYQSLEKFGRDLNELARKGKLDPVIGREDEIRRVLQVLSRRTKNNPVLIGDPGVGKTAIAEGIAQRIIQGDVPETLKTKRIVALDMGALVAGTSFRGQFEERLKSVLKEVSDSNGEIILFIDELHTLVGAGAAQGSVDAANMLKPALARGDLRAIGATTIDEYRKYVEKDPALERRFQPVLVDEPTVEDTISILRGLKERYEVHHGVRITDGAIVAAAQLSHRYITDRFLPDKAIDLVDESAAKLRIEIDSMPEELDSVERRIKQLEIEREAIKRERDEDSRERSAAISQELSQLNEERSELRVHWQLEKELIQSIRKMKEEMERARLEAEQQERQGDLGRVAELRYGIIAGLEKNLKGASVKLGDVQKNKKMLKEEVDAEDIAEIVAKWTGIPVQRMLESERAKLLHLEDKIHERLVDQQDAVKAVADAIRRSRAGLQDEKRPIGSFIFLGSTGVGKTELARALAEFLFDDESALVRIDMSEYMEKFSVSRLIGAPPGYVGYEEGGQLTEAVRRKPYSVVLLDEIEKAHPEVFNVLLQLLDEGRLTDSKGRTVNFKNTIVIMTSNLGSHLIQEKLQTLNEDNRDALMDDIRVRLLDLLRQSIRPEFLNRIDEIILFKPLTLSEIRQIVDLQLAVVQKLVAAKEITLEFTEDLREWLARAGFDPSFGARPLKRTIQKHVVNRLSEKILAGEIASGDHVEVIADERGGAAFITKVRGDAAG; via the coding sequence ATGAATTTCAGCAAATTCACTTTGAAATCGCAAGAAGCTGTACAGAATGCCCAGGAAATCGCTTCGAGCTACAGCAACCAGGCAATCGAGCCGGAGCATCTGTTGGCGGCTCTTGTTCAGGATGGCGAAGGGATTATTGTACCGCTTCTCCAGAAAATCGGTGGCAACATCAACTACCTGAAGATAAAGATCAATGAGTCGATCGAGAAGCTCTCGAAGGTGCAAGGCGGAGGGGCGGGGAACCAGCATTTTTCGGCGGCACTCGGGCAGGCGATCGAGGTAGCTCAGAAGGAAGCCGCGCAGCTGAAGGACGAATACATCAGCACTGAGCATCTGCTGCTCGGACTACTGGATGATGGAAACCGAAAATCCTCCGGTGCGTCAAGGCTTCTTCAGGATCAGGGAGTGACCAAGGACGCGGTCTACAAAGTCCTTCGTGATGTGAGAGGGTCGCAGCGGGTGACCGACCAGAATCCCGAGGACAAGTATCAGTCTCTGGAGAAATTCGGCCGGGATCTGAATGAACTCGCCCGAAAGGGAAAACTCGATCCTGTGATTGGGAGGGAGGATGAGATCCGCCGGGTGCTCCAGGTCCTTTCCCGCCGGACAAAGAACAACCCGGTGCTGATCGGAGATCCAGGCGTTGGCAAGACTGCCATTGCCGAGGGTATTGCACAGCGGATCATCCAGGGCGATGTTCCCGAAACATTGAAAACTAAACGAATCGTTGCGCTTGATATGGGAGCGCTCGTTGCGGGAACCAGCTTCCGCGGTCAGTTCGAAGAGCGTCTCAAGTCCGTACTCAAGGAGGTCTCGGATTCGAATGGAGAGATCATCCTCTTCATTGATGAACTTCATACGCTCGTCGGTGCCGGCGCGGCGCAGGGGTCGGTGGATGCGGCAAATATGCTCAAGCCCGCGCTCGCCCGGGGCGACCTGAGGGCCATTGGCGCGACCACGATTGATGAATACCGGAAATACGTCGAAAAAGACCCTGCATTGGAGCGCAGGTTTCAGCCGGTGCTGGTGGATGAGCCGACCGTCGAGGATACAATCTCAATCCTCAGAGGTCTCAAAGAGCGGTACGAGGTCCATCACGGTGTGCGCATCACTGACGGCGCCATTGTAGCTGCCGCTCAACTGAGTCACCGGTACATTACCGACAGGTTTTTGCCTGACAAGGCAATTGACCTGGTTGATGAATCTGCCGCAAAGCTACGGATTGAAATCGATTCGATGCCGGAAGAACTCGATTCGGTAGAGCGAAGGATCAAGCAGCTCGAAATCGAGCGGGAGGCCATCAAACGAGAACGCGATGAAGACTCCAGGGAACGGTCCGCGGCAATTTCGCAGGAATTGTCACAGCTCAATGAGGAGCGCTCGGAGCTTCGGGTGCACTGGCAGCTGGAAAAGGAACTCATCCAGTCCATAAGGAAGATGAAGGAGGAGATGGAACGCGCCAGGCTTGAGGCGGAGCAGCAGGAGCGGCAGGGAGACCTTGGCCGGGTTGCAGAATTGCGCTATGGCATCATTGCCGGCCTCGAAAAAAACCTCAAAGGTGCTTCCGTCAAATTGGGCGATGTGCAGAAGAACAAGAAGATGCTCAAAGAAGAAGTCGACGCTGAAGACATAGCGGAGATCGTGGCGAAATGGACAGGGATCCCCGTTCAACGCATGCTGGAAAGCGAGCGGGCAAAGCTCCTCCATCTCGAAGACAAGATCCATGAGCGGTTGGTAGATCAGCAGGACGCTGTGAAAGCTGTCGCCGATGCGATTCGCCGAAGCCGGGCGGGTTTGCAGGATGAAAAGCGGCCGATTGGCTCGTTCATCTTTCTCGGGAGCACGGGCGTCGGGAAGACCGAGCTGGCCAGGGCCCTCGCCGAATTCCTTTTCGATGACGAATCCGCTCTCGTTCGTATCGATATGAGCGAGTATATGGAAAAGTTCTCCGTTTCGCGCCTGATTGGTGCTCCGCCGGGGTATGTCGGATACGAGGAGGGGGGGCAGCTGACGGAAGCGGTTCGTCGCAAACCGTACTCTGTCGTCCTGCTCGATGAGATCGAGAAGGCGCACCCGGAAGTATTCAATGTCCTGCTCCAGCTCCTGGACGAGGGGCGGCTGACAGACAGCAAAGGACGAACGGTGAATTTCAAGAATACCATCGTCATCATGACTTCAAACCTCGGATCTCACCTGATTCAGGAGAAGCTGCAGACTCTGAATGAGGACAACCGGGACGCATTGATGGACGATATCAGGGTACGGTTGCTTGACCTGTTGAGGCAGAGTATTCGTCCGGAGTTCCTGAATAGAATCGATGAGATTATTCTCTTTAAGCCACTTACTCTGAGTGAAATCCGGCAAATCGTCGACCTTCAACTGGCAGTCGTGCAGAAGCTTGTTGCAGCGAAGGAGATTACGCTTGAATTTACTGAAGATCTCAGGGAATGGCTCGCGAGGGCAGGTTTTGATCCGAGTTTCGGAGCCAGGCCGCTGAAGCGAACAATTCAGAAACACGTTGTCAATCGGCTCTCTGAAAAAATACTTGCCGGTGAAATTGCATCGGGAGATCACGTTGAGGTCATAGCGGATGAGCGCGGGGGAGCGGCATTCATTACAAAAGTCAGAGGAGATGCCGCCGGATAA